A DNA window from Hordeum vulgare subsp. vulgare chromosome 1H, MorexV3_pseudomolecules_assembly, whole genome shotgun sequence contains the following coding sequences:
- the LOC123449651 gene encoding asparagine synthetase [glutamine-hydrolyzing] 2 has translation MCGILAVLGVGDVSLAKRSRIIELSRRLRHRGPDWSGIHSFEDCYLAHQRLAIVDPTSGDQPLYNEDKTVIVTVNGEIYNHEELKAKLKSHKFQTGSDCEVIAHLYEEYGEEFVDMLDGMFSFVLLDTRDKSFIAARDAIGICPLYMGWGLDGSVWFSSEMKALSDDCERFISFPPGHLYSSKTGGLRRWYNPPWFSESIPSAPYDPLLIRESFEKAVLKRLMTDVPFGVLLSGGLDSSLVASVVSRHLAETKVARQWGNKLHTFCIGLKGSPDLKAAKEVADYLGTVHHELHFTVQEGIDALEEVIYHIETYDVTTIRASTPMFLMSRKIKSLGVKMVLSGEGSDEIFGGYLYFHKAPNKKEFHEETCRKIKALHLYDCLRANKATSAWGLEARVPFLDKNFINVAMDLDPECKMIRRDLGRIEKWVLRNAFDDDEKPYLPKHILYRQKEQFSDGVGYSWIDGLKDHANAHVSDSMMTNASFVYPENTPTTKEAYYYRTVFEKFYPKNAARLTVPGGPSVACSTAKAVEWDAAWSKLIDPSGRAALGVHDAAYEEEKAPASVNPILENAFRSPAHGESTLVKTVVPTAAV, from the exons ATGTGCGGCATCCTCGCCGTCCTCGGCGTCGGCGACGTCTCCCTCGCCAAGCGCTCGCGCATCATCGAGCTCTCCCGCCG ATTACGGCACAGAGGCCCTGACTGGAGTGGTATACACAGCTTTGAGGACTGCTATCTTGCACACCAGCGGTTGGCTATTGTTGATCCCACATCTGGGGACCAGCCATTGTACAATGAGGACAAAACAGTTATTGTGACG GTGAATGGGGAGATCTATAATCATGAAGAactgaaagctaagctgaaatcacataaattccaaacTGGTAGTGATTGTGAAGTTATTGCTCACCTA TACGAGGAATATGGGGAAGAATTTGTGGATATGTTGGATGGCATGTTCTCATTTGTGCTTCTTGACACCCGTGATAAAAGCTTCATAGCTGCCCGTGATGCTATTGGCATCTGTCCTTTATACATGGGCTGGGGCCTCGACG GATCCGTTTGGTTCTCTTCGGAGATGAAGGCGTTGAGTGATGATTGCGAGCGCTTCATATCGTTCCCCCCTGGACACTTGTACTCAAGCAAAACAG GTGGCTTAAGGAGGTGGTACAACCCTCCATGGTTTTCAGAAAGCATTCCCTCAGCCCCCTATGATCCTCTTCTCATCCGAGAGAGTTTTGAGAAG GCTGTTCTCAAGAGGCTAATGACTGATGTGCCATTTGGTGTTCTCTTGTCTGGTGGGCTTGACTCTTCTTTGGTGGCTTCTGTTGTTTCACGCCACTTGGCAGAAACAAAAGTTGCCAGGCAGTGGGGAAACAAACTGCACACCTTTTGCATTGGTTTGAAG GGTTCTCCTGATCTTAAAGCTGCTAAGGAAGTTGCTGACTACCTTGGCACAGTCCATCATGAATTACACTTCACAGTGCAG GAGGGCATTGATGCTTTGGAAGAAGTTATTTATCACATTGAGACGTATGATGTAACGACCATTAGAGCAAGTACCCCAATGTTTCTAATGTCTCGGAAAATCAAATCGTTGGGTGTGAAGATGGTTCTTTCGGGAGAAGGTTCCGATGAAATATTTGGTGGTTATCTTTATTTTCACAAGGCACCAAACAAAAAGGAATTCCATGAGGAAACATGTCGGAAG ATAAAGGCTCTCCATTTATATGATTGTTTGAGAGCAAACAAAGCAACTTCTGCCTGGGGTCTCGAGGCTCGTGTTCCATTCCTCGACAAAAACTTCATCAATGTAGCAATGGACCTGGATCCGGAATGTAAGATG ATAAGACGTGATCTTGGCCGGATCGAGAAATGGGTTCTGCGTAATGCATTTGATGATGATGAGAAGCCCTATTTACCCAAG CACATTCTTTACAGGCAAAAAGAACAGTTCAGCGATGGTGTTGGGTACAGTTGGATTGATGGATTGAAGGACCATGCTAATGCACAT gtgtcagattccatgatgacaaacgCCAGCTTTGTTTACCCTGAAAACACACCCACAACAAAAGAAGCCTACTATTATAGGACAGTATTTGAAAAGTTTTATCCCAAG AATGCTGCTAGGCTGACGGTGCCAGGAGGTCCCAGCGTTGCATGCAGCACCGCGAAAGCTGTTGAATGGGACGCCGCCTGGTCCAAGCTCATCGACCCGTCTGGCCGTGCTGCTCTCGGTGTGCATGACGCAGCATACGAAGAGGAAAAGGCTCCCGCATCGGTCAATCCCATCTTGGAGAATGCCTTCCGTTCACCAGCCCATGGAGAGAGCACCCTAGTCAAAACCGTTGTTCCAACAGCTGCTGTTTAA